AACAGAAAAGACACCAGGCGGCAGTGAGGTTCCCCAGCACTACCCAGAGCAATTACTAAGCACCGGGCTGGCAGTGGAGCCTCAGGACAGGGCAGCCTGGCCCAGGGCAGCGTGAGGAGCAGCCTGTACACAGCCAACCCGAGAGCTGTGGTTGCTGATAGCTGGGCGAGGTGGTGGTGGCCATGTGACTGGGGGACCCAGACAGGGGACACGGCAGCAGGGGAGACAGTGGGGAAAAGTGGCAATGGAGGTATCCAACCCATTTGAATGCACCCCTGAAGGCTAGGGTGCCCCTGAACTCAGACAACAACCTGTGGGGTGCAGTGGAGCGGAGAGGTGAGTTAAAGGGACATTTGTCCACTGGAATTTCAACCTGcagggtgggaaactgaggcacctcaGGGAGGGGCAGACGTGGGCCAGAGGATCCAAGAGGGCACGACCGGCCTTTCCTAGAAATGCAAGGGTAAGGCATGCGGCTAACACACTGGCCAGAGCAGCTGGGAGGCGCTGGTGCAGCGTGGCTGGGAGGGACGTGGGCTGGAGCCGTGTCTGCCTTTTGTCTTCTGGGCTGAGTGCGCCGCCGGGccaggggaggagagggctggaggaggcgaGCTTCAGACTGTGTAGCGCCGCGGTGCAGGGAAAGCAgatgtgagggggaggggaagggaaaggggggcAAGGGAACGAAGGCAGAAGGAAGGCACTTGAtggtggggctgctggggaagatcaaagggaaaatgaaaagccaagagcaggagggaggaaggagggagaagttgtggggggggaggggggcgcgcCAATGAAAAAGCAAAAGCTGCAAAAGGCCAAGCAAGACACTGCGCGGCTCGGCCTGCGTTTGCAGCTCGgcgccagcagcccccccccctcgCCCACAGCTGCACGATCCCAGAGCCTTGGCGCGGGATGGGGGTAAAGGGGGAAAGcacgggggcagggaagggaggccAGCAGGGAGAGGCTTCTAGGCTGTAATTGTAGGGTCCAGCTGCCAAGGCCTGTGCCAGCCCAAATTTCCTCTGTCACGGAGGGGATTTGCCCCGAGCCCAGGCTGAGCTCGGCTGGCCCAGACTCCCTCTGGGCACAGTGCCCCCAGGGGACGGGCCCCTCTCTGACCTGCCAGGCTTTGGCAGAGGGGTGTCCGGCCCCACTGCAACCCCCTGGAAAGGAAGAAGTCACAGACGTGCCAGCTTCAGCCCCAAGGACCCGAGCCCATGTGGAGTGTCTGGGACAGGCTTGGGGGGACGAAACGGGGAAGCCCCTGCCCTCGGGGGAACCCAGGCTGCCAAGCCATCTCCCTCAGGGGGCTagcagccctctcccctcccctgttctCACTGCCCTCAGAGGGCCTGTCCTCACTCAGCCTGATTCCATGAGGCTTTACCCCAAATTCCCTCTATACATGTTGGTTTCCCATGGGGTAGCGATGGCAAAAAGCAGGCACCAGATCTGCCCCAGCCCAAGCCAGATCTGATGGCCCCTTCCTGTATTCCTAGCACAGCCAGCCTCCcactcacacagctctgctgtgCCCAGCTCCAGCTCAGAGCTCTACACGCACTCATTAactcagcccccagctgctgggaTGGAGGCCCggcctgggaaccaggactcctgagttatATTCCAAGCCTTGACACTGAGTTCCTCTGTGCCTTTGTGTAGGTCACTGCCCATctccatgcctcggtttccccacatCTCCAATGAGGGTGGTAACACAGCCCCACCTTCAGGAAGGGCTTTGAGATCGCTGGAGGAAAAGCCCTGCTCCGTGCCAGGTGCCAGCCTGTACAGAGGAGGAAGCTGTGGCagaagggggcagggactggcccagGTCAGACAGGGAGCTTGGCTCTCCCAGAGGATCCTCCCTGTCCTGACACAGTGGAGTCAACAGGAGTGCTGGGAACGCAGGAAATTGGGGTCACCAACACTCCTGGTCTCAGCGGGACTCTGatacttggtgtttttcttaaagccccagctccaagAGTCACATGGTTCGGGATTAAAGTAAGAGTCACTTTCCAGCTCTTCTGAGTGCAGAGAGGCCCATGGGCATGAAGCAGGAGGCAGAGGAAAGGACCCAACAGTTAGGATATTATTTTTTGCAGTATCATGATTTTCtgtggcctgactcatgatttctgaatgtctggggctggcagggccaCATGGATTTGTCTCTAGGAGGATCTGAGCCCACGGAATCTGGAGCCAACTGGCTGCATGTCCTGGGCAGGGCACCCATCACCGCAGTATCCAGCCTCTCTTCTCATGGagggggtgagagagacaaagaggaGAAATACTCCTCAAAGCAAGCTACAAATTGTAGAAAAAACGGGGCAAAGTGCCAACTTCATGCCGGAAGACTGGGCCAGCCGCCAGCTGTTTCTGTTCCCACCTCCAACCTCCCTCccaatttcctttatttttaattaaaaaaaacaacaacaacaaaaataaaagactACAGCTCTGACAGGGGCAATTGCGTCAAGCAACAGAAGAGATTGCAAAAACGTGTACTCAGCTTCATGGGATGTgacagccaatgggggctgagccGCTCTCGGGAGACAGCTGTTAAAAGGGGCTAGCGCGCGGATGAGCAGCCAGAGAAacttggcagagagagagagagaaagaaagagagaacaagagaaagaaagaaagaaagaaagaaagaaagaaagaaagaaagaaagaaagaaagaaagtctaATCTCAGACTTGCAGGGATTGGCAGAGAGGGCTGTGAACTGGGAGCCAGTTTCTAGAGGGAATAACTTGACCTCTTCCCAGTGGGCACTTTTCCTGCTATTTCTTtgcaaaaaggagaagaaaaaccctctctatttttttttctcaaacaagatttgaaaactagagccagccCCATCCTGCTGGGACTCTGCGAAGTCACCCAGGATCTGGCCCGCCCTGCAGTTTGCCGAAGGAATATTCCAGGGAAGGTCTGGGACTTGAAACAAAAGAGCTGAGAAGACGTTTTATAAACTATTTGAAGAGCCAGCCAGGCCGTGCGCGCCTCCTCTGGCTCCGGGTCAGCATCTGCCGTGAACCTCCCCGAGCGCACAGCCCGCTTGCCAATGGCTGGCTCGTTTAGGAGCTGCTGTTAAGCGCTgccctgtgccaggtgctgctgaGAGCGGTTGACGGAGCGGCTCTCCAGAGCCCGAGCCCCGGGTCCTTGTCGTTAATTACAGCTGCTGTTGCTAGTTAAGGGAAAGGCCCAGGGCCTCCCCACAGCAGTGTAACTTCACAGAGCTTTTGGGATTGTATTTTGTTCCTCATCTACCCTTGTGCCCCCATGGGAAGCCCGCTTTGTGCGACGCTGATGCTCCTCATCGCTGCCTGCTGCCACCTCATGCTGGCATTGGGGGAGCGAGCCGGAGCTGGTGGCTACAGGGAGGAAATCGTGTTTCCGGAGCGCCTGGTGGGTGAAGCCAAGGCGGGCgtgtctggggaggggctgggcggcAGCCCCAGCCAGCGACTTCTCTACCGCATCCGCGCCTTGGGGGAAGACCTGGTCCTGGACCTGGAGAGGGACCCCAGCTTCCTGGCAGAGGGGCTGACTGTGCAGTATCTGGGCAGGAGCGGGCAGCCAGCCGCGGTCGACGGGTCAACCGAGCCGGGGAGCTACTACACCGGCACGGTGAACTCCGACCCGGACTCCGTCGCGGCGGTGAACTATGACGGGGTGTcgctgctgggggtgctgcagtaCCATGGCGCGGAGTACCACGTGCAGCCCCTGGAAGGGGGGGTGCCCAATGCTGCAGATGGAGCCGGTGCCCACGTGCTCAGGAAGAAGATACCCGAGAAAGCCAATAGCACCATGTGTAGTGTGGGTGCCCAGGCTCTGGGCATGGCTCCAGCCAGCAGAAGGGAGCCCCGCGCCGCAGCAGCGTCCTTGAGGAGAGCAAAGGTAGGGGCGGCTGCTGGCATCATCCACCGGGGCGGGGCAGGGTCCTCTCTGGCGGGCAGGGCTGGCCCGCCTCCCCTGGCCGTGCGCCCCAGACGAGGGTTCCTCCCGTGCCTGTTGCTTTTGGCCTGGTGACCTAGTTCTGTTTCTGCTGCAGGGGGAATTCTGGAATGTGGCAATCCCAGCTAGCTTCTCATCcttgcctggggggtgggggagatcccAGCTAGCTTCTTGGCAGGGGGGGGATCCCAGCTAGCTTCTCGGCAGGGGGGGATCCCAGCTAGCTTCTCAGCcttgcctggggggtgggggggggtcccaGCTAGCTTCTCAGCAGGGGGGGATTTCAGCTAGCTTCTCAGCcttgcctggggggtgggggagatcccAGCTAGCTTCTCGGCAGGGGGGGATCCCAGCTAGCTTCTCAGCcttgcctggggggtgggggggatcccaGCTAGCTTCTCGGCAGGGGGAATCCCAGCTAGCTTCTCAGCCttgcccagggggtgggggggatcctgGCTAGCTTCTCGGCAGGGGGGGATCCCAGCTAGCTTCTCAGCCttgcccagggggtgggggggatcccgGCTAGCTTCTCGGCAGGGGGGGATCCCAGCTAGCTTCCTGTCCTTGCCCAGGGGGTGGGCGGGATCCTGGCTAGATTCTTGGCCTTACCCAGGAGGGGGGGATCCCAGCTAGCTTCCCGTTTctccctgggggagaggggggatccCGGCTAGCTTCCCATCCCTTCCCGGGGGTGGGGGATCCCGGCTAGCTTcctgtcccaggctggcagggggatcctgggtagggttgccagctttggtTGGCCgtattcctggaagtttcatcacatgacatcatCTCAAATGaatgattaatctttaattcctggagattccaggacaatTCTGGAGGGTTGGCACCTGTGAGATTCCCGGCTAGTTTCCTGTccctagggggagggaagggggatccCGGCTATTTGCCATTCCTgtagcagggccaggctgttgtGGGaagccctgtcccctccctgagccagccaccTCCCCTCCAACCCTCTTTCTTTGTTTCTACCTTGGCCATTTGCCTCCCAACCCAGCTGGGAGGGTGACTCGCTGCCATgggaacagctgttccccacccccacccccactgctggagctgcccCAGGGGCAGGCGGGTTGGCacaggctcccagctgcccctggcCCATCACCTGGCGCTAGAGGAGCTGAAAACTGCAGAGGCCCCTGGGCCAGAGCTCAGAGATCACGTTTAGTCTCTGGTTGGGGCTGACTGAGGAgcctgggtggagcaggggctggagtcaggatgcctgggctgttcccagctctgggagagaagtggggtctagtggatagagcagggggaaggtgggggtatTGGGTGCTATTCCCAGACATTATGACCCTTTTCtgttccgtgcctcagtttctccctttaTAAAATGGGGCTGAGCACACTCTGTCTgagcccaccctgctccccaggctgaggcagtgaTTGGGCCTAGCCCCCCGCAGCCCCTCTCACAGCACCTGCCACAGAATGAACCAGgtccagccctggggcagagcctggaTCCTGGGAACCGCCCTGGGCAAAGGCCAAGAACCTACATATGGCACTGAAAAACCCGCCACAAGGCAGGCTGCCTGGGTGCCCCCACCCTATCTCtgaccctctccctccccacagcggTTCGCCTCGGTGCCACGCTACGTGGAGACGCTGGTGGTGGCGGACGAGCACATGGCCCATTTCCACGGCGCCGGGCTCAAACGCTACCTGCTGACCGTCATGGCCGCTGCCGCCAAGTTCTTCCGCCACCCAAGCCTGCAGAACCCGGTGACGCTGGTGGTGACGCGGCTGGTGGTGCTGGGGCCCGATGAGGATGGGCTGCAGGTCACGGCCAACGCCGCCCAGATGCTGCGCAACTTCTGCCAGTGGCAAAAGGGGCTCAACAAGCCGGACGACGCGGATTCGGAGCATTTCGACACAGCTATCTTCTTTACCCGGCAGGTACGGTGCCCCCCGGGACAGCCTCCCCCCCCGGGACAGCCTCTCCCCAGTGCAGCCCCCCCCAGTGCAGCGCCTCTCCCAGCCATGGGGGCTCTGGAGGACTCAAATCACGtcagcaatggccagtgccagcagTGAGAGGCTCATGTGGGGGACAGGCCCCTGCTGGGGAAGAGGGCCCATGGAGGGGCTGCTTGGCCAGTCCAGCACTAGCCCTGAATACCCCAAATTGGCTCacagctgggggaggtggggctggctcCACTGGCATGAGAGAGCAGTGTGCCTCATGCCCAGGGGCTGGGACCACACAGCAGGCCTCCCGTCGCAGCGCCCCACATGCCCCAACTTCTTCTTTCTCCCGCAGAACCTGTGCGGCATCTCCACCTGCGACACGCTGGGCATGGCAGACGTGGGGACCGTCTGCGACCCCACTCGCAGCTGCTCCATCGTGGAGGATGACGGGCTGCAGTCAGCCTTCACCGCAGCCCACGAACTCGGTAAGTGCTGCcggccaggggcagagcagggctgggcatcACGAGGCAGCGAGAGCCCAGAGGCCTGTCAGGCCCAGAATCAGAGTCCAGCATGGCCCGGCTCAGCTACTCCatctccactcccaccccacatCTCCCCCCACTGCGCACTGACTTCTCCgctccatctctccctcccctgcacagcacgTGGGATCAGAGTCCCAGTATCACCAGGCTCAGCTGCTTGATTCCCCGCACAGAGCCCCCGCTGCCCGtgcccccccaccagcccagggcccccctttCATGCCCTCCCCGTGGCAGCCCCCACAGACCGGGTCCCTATGCCACACACTGACTCTGActcatctcccccctcccaggccaCGTGTTCAACATGCTCCATGACAACGCCAAGGCCTGTGAGGATCTGAACTCCCACGCCAGCGGCACTCGGCACATGATGGCTCCAGTGATGTCCTACGTGGACCCTGACCAGCTGTGGTCACCCTGCAGCGCCCGCTTCATCACAGATTTCTTGGACAATGGCCATGGTAAGGACCCCTCTTGGGAGTCTGGAGCCACAACACGGCTGGCCGGAGCCACAACACGGCTGACCAGAGCCAGGCACAGGGTGGGCAAGGACTGGGCAAGTTTCTCCAAAGCAGATCTGCCAGTGCCCCcgaatcctgacctgcagccccctgctgtcccagccctgctctccccctatGGGTCTACAGTTCATCCCCCCTCGCCTGTCAGACCCTTGGCCGGCCCATGCCACCAGGGATCATGGTTtgtggggcaaacagctgtgcattagGAACAGGGCTGAGACCCGCCCCCATCACCCCGGGCCCAGCAGCCCTTGGCCAGCCCCTGCCAGTCAGGCTGGAACTGAGCCAGCCCCCGGCATACCAGGGTCCCTGCCCTGGCCCAAGGAGGGGACATCTCTGCCCAGGCAGATTCTGCTGCCCATGCTGGTCTGGAGgtgatccccccaccccacatagtgttcctgtcccagctgccccCTTGCCAAGTGGGTGGGGGGGCCCCGACACCACGCACCCTGAGTCAGCTCTGCCCCATCCTGTCTGTTTCTGTGATTCCCAGGCCCCTCACGTGCCAGCCCACTCCCTCTCCACAGGTCACTGCCTCCTGGACAAGCCTCGTGAGCCCCTACGCCTGCCAGCCCCCTTCCCGGGCAGCAACTATGACGCGGACCGGCAGTGTCAGCTGACCTTTGGGCCGGACTCTCGCCACTGCCCCAACCTGCACCCGCCCTGCTCCTCCCTGTGGTGCACGGGCAAGATCAACGGGCACTTCATGTGCCAGACCAAGCACTTCCCCTGGGCAGACGGCACCGCCTGCGGACAGGGCAAGGCCTGCATGAATGGGCGCTGCATCAGCAGAGTGGAGATGAAGGCCTTCAACGTGAGTGTCCAGCTACCTGTGGGCTCTGGGCACCTGCAAGGCAGGGCAGGGTGCAAAGCACTTGCCTGCCTCTGCTGGGGCGGAACAGGGCACAGGGGAGCCAGggagaggggtgagggtggggctcAGAGACTGGCAGAGtgtgggggaagtggggcaggtgagggggtggctggggactGGGAAGGATGGAGACCACCCCCCATGCTTCCCAGCTGCAGAACTGCGCTGGGTGCCTGGGTCCAGGGCACCCCCTGGCGGCCCTGTGGCTCTGACTCCCCCTTCCCCGTTTCTAATCCTGCTCTGTCTCTCCCTGCAGACTCCCACCCCCGGTGGCTGGGGGCCCTGGGGCCCGTGGGGCGAGTGCTCGAGGAGCTGCGGCGGGGGCGTGCAGTTCTCCACCCGCGAGTGCAACAAACCCGTCCCACGCAACGGCGGCAAATACTGTGAGGGCAAGCGCACCCAGTACCGCTCCTGCAGCACCCAGGAGTGCCCGGACGGCACGGGTGAGTGGGGGCAACATGTCACCGGGGGGAcagcatttcccctccccccaccaaggaCCCAGGAGCCACTGGCCAGCTAGAGCAGCGTCCCTCCTGCTCCAAGCACAGACCCTCCTTGAGGGCAGGCTGGGTCCAGCCAGCACCACctcaggagctgagagagaggcccCTGCACCCCTGGCTGTGCACTGGCACTAATACCCTTTCCtgagccagagctgcagctgctgcggGGGTGACAAAGGGGGAACCCCTTGGGAAGGGTCCGTGGGCTGAGCTGGACCCAGCTGGACAcggggggtggggcaggcctggggcagggaaagggtcaGGCAGAACAGTCTGTGGAAGACCCTGAGAGCATCGTCCAGAAGCCAGcacagggagaggggaggctgtGGTGACAGGTGGGGGTCACTCTCCAGGAGCCAGGGCCCAGCACGGCCCTACACTGACCCAGCACCCGCCCCACATGTCTCGTTCCAGCCCTCACCTTCCGGGAGCAGCAATGCGCTGCCTACAACCACCGCTCAGACCTGTTCAAGGGCTACCCCGCACCCATGGACTGGGTGCCCCGCTACAGCGGCATGGCCGAGAAGGACCAGTGCAAGCTGACGTGCCAGTCGCGGGCCCTGGGCTACTACTACGTGCTGGAACCGAGGGTGAGTGAGTGTTCCCCAGACcctgcaatgcagccacctctgggggggaggggcttgtaGAGCCGAGCTGTGGTGGGAGAGGAGTGGCCCAGGCCTCACTGACTCTGCGCCCATCTCCAGGTGGCAGATGGGACGCCCTGCTCCCCCGATAGCACCTCGGTCTGCGTGCAGGGGCGCTGTGTCCACGCCGGCTGCGACCGTGTCATCGGCTCCAAGAAGAAGTTTGACAAGTGCATGGTGTGCGGGGGAGATGGATCCCGCTGCTCCAAGACCTACGGCTCCTTTGCCAAGCCCCGGTGAGTCCCCACACCACCTAGCAGGCTGACCcgggggcaggacctgggcatGGGGCTGTGTGCACACAGCAGGCAGGGGGTGAGCATCACAGCAGCAGCTTCAGGGCCCCCACGCCCAGGTCGTTACCAGCTTATGGTAACGAGGCGCTAATAGCAAGAACTGCCAAGCCCTAGCAGGGACaggttccccacccccagctctgggctcctcagCCCCGGCTCCGAgctcctcaatcccagcctgcagcctCCCAGTCCTCTCCCCTCCTGTAGCAGTGGGGGTGCACAAGGCTGGGCGGTTTGAGACACAGGCATGAGGGGGAGCTATGCCAAACTCTCCTAGTGCTGGAGCAGGTGCTGGAGCCCACATCTCCAGGGCTTTGCTCAGGGCCAgcccccaggtccctccctctgctTTCCCTCCAGCGTCCTGATGCCTGTATCTCTCTGCCTTTCAGCTATGGTTACAATGACGTGGTCACCATACCGGCTGGGGCCACCCACATCCTGATCcgccagagcagcagctcctccacGGCCAACGATGGCATCTACCTGGCGCTGCGGAGGCAGGACGGCACCTACGCCCTGAACGGGAACTACGTCCTGGTGCCCTCGGAGCTGGACGTCAGCCTGGCGGGCAGCGTGACACTGCACTACAGCGGGGCCACCAAGGCCACAGAGATCATCACGGGCCGCGGGCCACTCCATGAGCCGCTCACCCTGCAGGCACTGGTGGTGAGCGACCAAAAAGCCCCCCGGCTCAAATACACCTTCTTCAAGCCCACGCAGCAGAAGCAGACGACAGAGCAGTGGCTGAAGCAGAAGGCCCAGATCCTGGAGATCCTGAGGAACCGGCGCATCCGCAAGGAACGCCCCCGGCATTAGCCATTTAGCACAAGGCTGGAGTGGCAGCACTCGATGCAGCTTCCCCTGGTACCAGGGACCAATGGGCTGGAGCCCGTCCCAAAGACAGAATCAGATGCTGGAGCCCCCAGCTCAAGCTACTCCCTGGGGCTCcccctgccaggccagggctccgTGGAACAGAGTTCTGTGTCCCGCCATTTGAAGGGGAATCTGCAATAGGAGCCTCTGTGGCGTTCCTGAAGGGACCTGTTTGGCGGGGACACTTGCGTGTGCCGGGTCTCTATTTATTCGGGTATTTATTCGTGGCTGGGGCCATGGGCACTGTCCATGGTACATCACTCAGCACCTTCCTTCGGCCTGTCTGAGCCTTGGCA
The genomic region above belongs to Gopherus evgoodei ecotype Sinaloan lineage chromosome 24, rGopEvg1_v1.p, whole genome shotgun sequence and contains:
- the ADAMTS4 gene encoding A disintegrin and metalloproteinase with thrombospondin motifs 4, with the translated sequence MGSPLCATLMLLIAACCHLMLALGERAGAGGYREEIVFPERLVGEAKAGVSGEGLGGSPSQRLLYRIRALGEDLVLDLERDPSFLAEGLTVQYLGRSGQPAAVDGSTEPGSYYTGTVNSDPDSVAAVNYDGVSLLGVLQYHGAEYHVQPLEGGVPNAADGAGAHVLRKKIPEKANSTMCSVGAQALGMAPASRREPRAAAASLRRAKRFASVPRYVETLVVADEHMAHFHGAGLKRYLLTVMAAAAKFFRHPSLQNPVTLVVTRLVVLGPDEDGLQVTANAAQMLRNFCQWQKGLNKPDDADSEHFDTAIFFTRQNLCGISTCDTLGMADVGTVCDPTRSCSIVEDDGLQSAFTAAHELGHVFNMLHDNAKACEDLNSHASGTRHMMAPVMSYVDPDQLWSPCSARFITDFLDNGHGHCLLDKPREPLRLPAPFPGSNYDADRQCQLTFGPDSRHCPNLHPPCSSLWCTGKINGHFMCQTKHFPWADGTACGQGKACMNGRCISRVEMKAFNTPTPGGWGPWGPWGECSRSCGGGVQFSTRECNKPVPRNGGKYCEGKRTQYRSCSTQECPDGTALTFREQQCAAYNHRSDLFKGYPAPMDWVPRYSGMAEKDQCKLTCQSRALGYYYVLEPRVADGTPCSPDSTSVCVQGRCVHAGCDRVIGSKKKFDKCMVCGGDGSRCSKTYGSFAKPRYGYNDVVTIPAGATHILIRQSSSSSTANDGIYLALRRQDGTYALNGNYVLVPSELDVSLAGSVTLHYSGATKATEIITGRGPLHEPLTLQALVVSDQKAPRLKYTFFKPTQQKQTTEQWLKQKAQILEILRNRRIRKERPRH